GCACTGCTCGCGCGGCAGCAAGCGCTGGAACCGGCTCTGATCGCCGACGTGATCCTCGGTTGCGCCAACCAGGCGGGCGAGGACAATCGCAACGTGGCGCGGATGGCGCTGTTGCTGGCCGGGGTGCCGCAGAGCGTTCCCGGCGAGACAGTGAACCGTTTGTGCGCGTCTGGCCTCAGCGCGATCGCGAACGCCGCCCGCGCCATCAAGGTGGGCGAGGGCGACATCTACGTGGCGGGCGGCGTGGAGTCGATGACCCGCGCACCCTACGTGATGAGCAAGAGCGCCCAGCCCTTCGGCCGCGACATGCAGCTGTTCGACACGGCGCTTGGCTGGCGTTTCGTGAATCCCGCGATGAAGTCGGCGCACGGCACGGACTCGATGGGCGAGACCGCCGAGAACGTGGCAGAGCGCTACAGGGTCAGCCGTGAGGACCAGGATGCGTTCGCTCTGCGCTCACAGCAGAAGGCGGCCGCTGCGCAGAAGTCAGGTCGGCTCGCCGAGGAGATTGTTGGCGTGAGCATCCCGCAGCGGAAGGGTGAGGCTGTCACGGTCGCGGCGGACGAGTTTCTGCGGCCTGACTCCACGATGGAGAAGCTCGCCAAGCTCAGGCCGGCGTTCCGACACGACGGCAAGGGCTCGGTCACGGCGGGCAACAGCTCAGGCCTCAACGACGGGGCGGCGGCGCTGCTTGTGGCGTCGGCAAAGGCCGTCAAGGATCACAAGCTCATGCCGCTGGTGCGCGTGGTGGCCAGCGCCGCAGCCGGCGTCGAGCCGCGCGTGATGGGGATGGGTCCGGTGCCGGCGACGCGGCTCGTGCTCCAGCGCGCCGGGCTCAGGCTGGAACAGATGGACGTCATCGAACTCAACGAGGCCTTTGCCGCGCAGGGCCTGGCCTGCCTCCGCGAGCTCGGCGTGGCCGACGACGATCCGCGCGTGAACCCCAACGGCGGTGCCATCGCGATCGGCCATCCGCTGGGGATGAGCGGCGCGCGGCTCGCCTTGACCGCTGCGCGCGAGTTGCAGCATCGCCAGGCGAAGTACGCGCTCTGCACGATGTGCATCGGCGTGGGGCAGGGCTACGCGATGATCCTCGAGCGCGCCTAGGCGTTCGCCCGATGAGCATCTACGCCTTCGACGACTTCATCCCGGTGGTGCACGAGTCGGCCTTCGTGCACCCCAAGGCTTCCGTCACGGGCAACGTCATCATCGGCCGCGACGTCTACATCGGCCCTGGTGCCGCGATCCGCGGCGACTGGGGCGGCATCGTCATCGAGGACGGCTGCAACGTCCAGGAGAACTGCACCATCCACATGTTCCCGGGCGTGACGGTGGTGCTCGAGGCAGGCGCGCACATCGGGCACGGCGCCGTGGTGCACGGCGCGCGCATCGGCGCCAACGCCTTGATCGGCATGAACGCCGTGGTGATGGACAACGCCGTGGTCGGCGGCGGCAGCATCGTCGGCGCACTGTGTTTCGTGCCGACGGAGATGCAGATCCCGCCGCGCAGCGTGGTGGTCGGCAACCCGGCCAAGATCGTGAAGGAGGTGAGCGACGAGATGCTCGCCTGGAAGTCGGACGGCACGGCGCTGTACCAGCAGCTGCCGGGCCAGATGCGCGCGAGTTGGCGCGAGGTGGAGCCGCTGCGGGAAGTCCCCGCCGACCGGCCCACGCAATCCAACGTGCTCAAGACCTGGAAACAGACGCGCGGCAATCAATAGCGCGCCGCATTCGCCCATACGGGGATTCACGCGATGAAGCTCAAGAACTACGCACTCGGCCAGTGGGTCGAGGGAACGGGCAAGACCACCACGCTTTACCACGCGGTCACGGGCGAGCCAGTGGCCGAGGCGTCGAGCGGCGGTCTCGACTTCAAGGCGATGACGGAGTATGCGCGGACCGTGGGCGGCCCGAAGCTGCGGGCGATGACCTTCCACGAGCGCGCCGCGATGCTCAAGGCCGTGGCCAAGCATCTGATGGAGCGCAAGGACGCCTTCTACGCCATCAGTGCGCAGACCGGTGCGACCAAGACCGACAGCTGGATCGACATCGACGGTGGCTTCGGCACCTTCTTCGCCTACTCGAGCCGCGGGCGCCGCGAATTCCCGAACGAGACTTTCCACGTCGAAGGTCCCACTGAGCCGCTGTCCAAGGGCGGCAGCTTCGTGGGGCGTCACATCTGTGTGCCCTTGGAAGGCGTCGCGATTCACATCAATGCCTTCAACTTCCCGGTCTGGGGCATGATGGAGAAGCTCGCGCCATCGCTGCTTGCCGGCGTCCCCGGCATCGTGAAGCCCGCCACCGCGACGAGCTATCTCACCGAGGCCGTCTTCAAGGAGATGATCGCCAGCGGCATCCTGCCCGAGGGCGCGGTGCAGCTCATCTGCGGAAGCGCCGGCGATCTGCTCGACCACGTGCTGGAGCAGGACGCGGTCGCCTTCACGGGTTCGGCCGCAACCGGTCGCATGCTCAAGGAGTCGAAGGCCGTCGTCGAGCACGCGGTGCGCTTCAACATGGAAGCGGACTCGCTCAACTGCGCCATCCTCGGGCCGGACGCCGCGCCCGGCACGGCGGAGTTCGACCTCTTCATCAAGGAAGTCGTGCGGGAGATGACGGTGAAGGCGGGGCAGAAGTGCACGGCCATCCGCCGCACGATCGTCCCCGCAGGGATGGAAGAGGATGTGATCACGGCCATCCGTGCGCGATTGGCCAAGACCGTGGTGGGCGACCCAAACGTCGAAGGCGTGCGCATGGGTCCCCTCGCCAGCAAGGGCCAGGTGCGCGACGTGGGTCTCGCCGCGGAACGCATTCGGAGTGCCGCAGAGCGTGTGGTCGGTGGCGGTGACTTTCAAGTCGTTGGTGCCGACCGCGAGAATGGCGCGTTCTACGAGCCCGAGCTGATGTACTGCGCAGACCCGCTGGCCAAGACGGAGCCACACGACGTGGAGGCCTTCGGGCCGGTGAACACCGTGATGCCGTATCGCAATCTTGATGAAGCGATTGAGTTGGCGCGGCGCGGTCGCGGTTCGCTCTGTGGCTCGCTGGTCACCGCCGACGCCAAGACCGCGCAGAAGGTCGTGCTCGGCGTCGCGCCGTACCACGGGCGCCTGTTGGTGCTCGACCAATCAAGCGCAAAGGAGAGCACGGGCCACGGATCGCCGTTGCCGAACCTCGTGCACGGCGGCCCGGGTCGCGCCGGCGGCGGCGAGGAGATGGGTGGCGCGCGCGGCGTGCTGCACTACATGCAGCGCACGGCGGTGCAGGGCAGTCCCAGCGTGCTCACGGCCATCACCCGCGAGTGGACCAAGGGCGCGGCCGAGACCACCGACGCGCTGCATCCCTTCCGCAAGACCTTCGACGAACTGCACATCGGTGACACGCTGCTGACCGGCACGCGCACAATCACGCTGGACGACATCGTGAAGTTCGCCGAGCTCTCGGGTGACAAGTTCTACGCGCACATGAACGACGAGGAGGCGCGCAGCAACGGCATCTTCGAAGGCCGCGTGGCGCACGGATACTTCATCGTTTCCGCGGCGGCGGGGCTCTTCGTGGAGCCCTCCCTCGGGCCCGTGCTGGCGAACTACGGCTTGGAGAACCTGCGCTTCACCAAGCCTGTGTATCCTGGCGACACGATCCAGGTGCGACTCACCGTGAAGCAGAAGACCGCCAAGGCCACGGTGGACGACGGCATTCCGCAGGGCGTCGTGGAATGGGATGTCGAGGTGATGAACCAGGACAAGGAGCCAGTCGCGCTCTACAGCATCCTGACGCTGGTGCGGCGCGCGGCGTGACCGTGGTGGCAGCCGCGGGCCGCGCTGCACCGCGCGGCGCGGGCTCGCCGGTGGATGCGGCGCGTCAGCCCTGCAACCAGCGCGCCGCGTAGAAGCCGGCCGCGCTCACGCTGCCCGTGAGCACCACGCCCCAGGCCAGGTCCACCGGCACCACTCCCGCGGGGAATCCGCGGAGCAAGGCGAGGCTCGTGAGGTCGAACGCTGCATAGGCCGCGAGCCCGAACACCGCGCCCAGCGCCAAGGCGCGCGTCAGCGACTGCTTCTCGACCGCAGGCAGGACGCACAGAATGACGATGGCGGCCACGTAGATCAGGTAGAACGCCAGCGCCGCGCCCCAGTTGGTGTCCTCTCGCAGCAGCTCGCCCATTTGGTTGCGATAGAACCCGCGCGCGACGAAACCCAGCCAGGCGATGTCCAGCGCGAAGAACGCCGCGGTGCAGAGCGCGTAGAGCTTCAGGTAGAAGGCCATGGGGGGGGGGAGCTGTCAGCGCGTGAATGAAACGCGGCGGGCGACGAGCGGCCGCGCTCAGCGCACCGTGATACGGATTGGCTTGGAGGCCAAGGCCGGCCCAATCACCTTGTGCTCGTGGTCGGCGACCACCAGCCGCAGCGTGTACGTGCCCGGCGCCAGCGTCAGCGTGGTCTCGATCTGTCCGGCGCCGAAGTGCCGGTGCAGCGAGTCCGCAGGGATCACCACGCCGGTTGCCGGCGGTTCCACGTTGATCAGAATGTGGAAGTGCCCCGTGTTGGGAAACTGCGCACCGGCTGGTGCCACGCCGAAGTTGCGCAGGCCGAAGGCCACCTCGAATGTGCGGGGCAGCACGGCACCGTCGGCAGGCGCGCGAAAGTACACCTCAGGCGCCGGAGGGGCGGGCGTCTGCGCCTCGGCGCAGCCGGCGCTGACAATGCTGCCGGCCAGAAGCGAAACGGCGAACAGAGATCTGGGAAGTCGCATGCGCAGAAGTCCGTGACGTGGCGTCGGGAGTGTTGGTAGGTAGTATACGCTTGTCATCGCGACATCGCTCCGCGAGCCGAATACTCTCCGCTGGCCAAGGATTGCACGTGGATGCCCTGACCATCAGTTGGATCGCCGCCCAGGCGGCCGCCATCATCGTCAGTTCACCGGTTGCCGCCGCGACGCAGGATGCGAACGGACCACGCGTTCCGCCGCCTGCCGTGGTGGCTGCCGGCGTCACCCAGGCGGCGCAGGGCGGTGTCTACGATGCCGCGTACTACCGTCGCCTCGACATCCATCGCTACAGCTCGTACGCGATGTTGCCGCTGTTCGCCCTGCAGGTGACAGCTGGCACGCAGCTGTTCAATCGCGGCAGCGAGGCGCCAGAGTGGGCCAAGGTCGGGCATCGGGTCGGCGCCACGGGCGTGGCCGCGATGTTTGCCACAAACCTCGTCACGGGCATTCCGAACCTCGCCGTCAGTCTCCGAGAT
This window of the Gemmatimonadaceae bacterium genome carries:
- a CDS encoding transferase hexapeptide repeat family protein codes for the protein MSIYAFDDFIPVVHESAFVHPKASVTGNVIIGRDVYIGPGAAIRGDWGGIVIEDGCNVQENCTIHMFPGVTVVLEAGAHIGHGAVVHGARIGANALIGMNAVVMDNAVVGGGSIVGALCFVPTEMQIPPRSVVVGNPAKIVKEVSDEMLAWKSDGTALYQQLPGQMRASWREVEPLREVPADRPTQSNVLKTWKQTRGNQ
- the paaZ gene encoding phenylacetic acid degradation bifunctional protein PaaZ, which translates into the protein MKLKNYALGQWVEGTGKTTTLYHAVTGEPVAEASSGGLDFKAMTEYARTVGGPKLRAMTFHERAAMLKAVAKHLMERKDAFYAISAQTGATKTDSWIDIDGGFGTFFAYSSRGRREFPNETFHVEGPTEPLSKGGSFVGRHICVPLEGVAIHINAFNFPVWGMMEKLAPSLLAGVPGIVKPATATSYLTEAVFKEMIASGILPEGAVQLICGSAGDLLDHVLEQDAVAFTGSAATGRMLKESKAVVEHAVRFNMEADSLNCAILGPDAAPGTAEFDLFIKEVVREMTVKAGQKCTAIRRTIVPAGMEEDVITAIRARLAKTVVGDPNVEGVRMGPLASKGQVRDVGLAAERIRSAAERVVGGGDFQVVGADRENGAFYEPELMYCADPLAKTEPHDVEAFGPVNTVMPYRNLDEAIELARRGRGSLCGSLVTADAKTAQKVVLGVAPYHGRLLVLDQSSAKESTGHGSPLPNLVHGGPGRAGGGEEMGGARGVLHYMQRTAVQGSPSVLTAITREWTKGAAETTDALHPFRKTFDELHIGDTLLTGTRTITLDDIVKFAELSGDKFYAHMNDEEARSNGIFEGRVAHGYFIVSAAAGLFVEPSLGPVLANYGLENLRFTKPVYPGDTIQVRLTVKQKTAKATVDDGIPQGVVEWDVEVMNQDKEPVALYSILTLVRRAA
- the pcaF gene encoding 3-oxoadipyl-CoA thiolase produces the protein MTDAFIVDGIRTPVGNLGGALAPVRADDLAAHAISALLARQQALEPALIADVILGCANQAGEDNRNVARMALLLAGVPQSVPGETVNRLCASGLSAIANAARAIKVGEGDIYVAGGVESMTRAPYVMSKSAQPFGRDMQLFDTALGWRFVNPAMKSAHGTDSMGETAENVAERYRVSREDQDAFALRSQQKAAAAQKSGRLAEEIVGVSIPQRKGEAVTVAADEFLRPDSTMEKLAKLRPAFRHDGKGSVTAGNSSGLNDGAAALLVASAKAVKDHKLMPLVRVVASAAAGVEPRVMGMGPVPATRLVLQRAGLRLEQMDVIELNEAFAAQGLACLRELGVADDDPRVNPNGGAIAIGHPLGMSGARLALTAARELQHRQAKYALCTMCIGVGQGYAMILERA
- a CDS encoding DUF2177 family protein, whose amino-acid sequence is MAFYLKLYALCTAAFFALDIAWLGFVARGFYRNQMGELLREDTNWGAALAFYLIYVAAIVILCVLPAVEKQSLTRALALGAVFGLAAYAAFDLTSLALLRGFPAGVVPVDLAWGVVLTGSVSAAGFYAARWLQG
- a CDS encoding DUF4399 domain-containing protein, whose amino-acid sequence is MRLPRSLFAVSLLAGSIVSAGCAEAQTPAPPAPEVYFRAPADGAVLPRTFEVAFGLRNFGVAPAGAQFPNTGHFHILINVEPPATGVVIPADSLHRHFGAGQIETTLTLAPGTYTLRLVVADHEHKVIGPALASKPIRITVR